In the genome of Candidatus Reidiella endopervernicosa, one region contains:
- a CDS encoding aKG-HExxH-type peptide beta-hydroxylase, with amino-acid sequence MKARLIDSLSYLHQQLSDTTSQPPPIDSWLATLNKTTFIKPGIFGYYYDLASALLQDDIELAKQLFTKLSSFEAAAGGLSVITLSETDLDRESIDLYIRNVEIEPDVPLHLTAPSASSAERVSPHIHEALEIIDQVLPELGEEIRALTTEIVMASSARNSDGITFHGASSVYLWGTLFINADYHKTLVQVLDTLIHESAHCLLFGLSVEGPLVENPEEERHSSPLREDLRPIDGIYHATFVLSRMHYGMQKILDSSLLDDESNKEVERLIGHHASCFRDGLNTIESVGRLTQLGSTIMQGPKQYMQSVGAI; translated from the coding sequence ATGAAAGCACGGCTAATAGATAGCCTCAGCTATCTGCATCAACAGTTATCAGATACAACCAGCCAGCCTCCCCCAATCGACAGTTGGTTAGCAACACTAAACAAAACCACCTTCATCAAGCCCGGCATTTTTGGCTACTACTACGATCTCGCTTCAGCGTTACTGCAAGATGATATCGAACTGGCCAAACAACTATTTACGAAGCTCTCCAGCTTCGAAGCAGCCGCAGGCGGTCTCTCAGTAATCACCCTCTCTGAGACCGACCTCGATAGAGAGAGTATCGATCTCTATATTCGCAACGTTGAGATTGAACCAGACGTCCCCCTGCACCTGACTGCACCCTCCGCCTCATCTGCTGAGCGAGTCTCCCCCCATATCCACGAGGCCCTTGAGATCATCGATCAGGTTCTGCCAGAACTGGGCGAGGAGATCAGAGCACTGACAACCGAGATCGTGATGGCCAGCAGTGCCAGGAATAGCGACGGCATCACCTTCCACGGTGCCTCCTCGGTCTACCTCTGGGGCACGCTCTTTATCAATGCCGACTACCACAAGACGCTGGTACAGGTACTCGACACACTGATCCACGAGTCGGCTCACTGCCTGCTGTTTGGACTCTCAGTCGAAGGTCCACTGGTCGAAAATCCTGAGGAGGAGCGGCACAGCTCACCACTGAGAGAGGATCTACGCCCCATCGATGGCATCTACCACGCCACCTTTGTGCTTTCGCGTATGCACTATGGAATGCAGAAAATTCTCGACTCGAGCCTACTTGATGATGAGAGTAACAAGGAGGTAGAGAGACTCATCGGACACCATGCCAGCTGCTTCAGAGATGGACT